The DNA region TCTGCTTGAGAGCGTATTGCTAATGTTTCAAAATTTTCCATAATATTGGGTTTTTTAAGGAAGACCGGCAACAAGGTCAAACTGCTCTTTTCTTTAAAAAATAATTAATCCTTTCATTTTACTTTTTAATAGCCTTGTTACCTGAACTTTCCTGTTTTATTTATTTTCTGAAATTCTTAAAATGTCCCCAAAAACGCCCCGCGCCGTAACTTTTGCGCCTGCGCCTGCGCCCATAATTACTATTGGGTTTTCACCGTAACTTTCAGTGTAGATTTCAAAAATGGAGTCTGAACCTTTGAGTTGTCCGAGTGCTGAACTTGCAGGAACCGAAATCAGTTTCACGTCGAGTTCGCCTTTTTCCTGATGAAGATCGCCGTGTAAATCGCCTACGTAACGCAAAACGTGGTCAGGCTCCTGATTATCTTTTATTTTCTGATATTCTTCATCGAGTTCAGGAATTCTTGAGATGAATTCTTCTTTTGAAATATCAAGAAGATTTTCAGGAATAAGATTCTGAATGTTGATGTCTGAAAACTCGTTAATCAGGTCAAGCTCGCGCGCCAAAATCAGAAGTTTTCTTGCTACATCATTTCCTGAAAGGTCTTCGCGAGGATCGGGTTCTATAAAACCTTTCTCCATTGCCTCGCCAATAATGGTTGAAAATTTATCGTCACGAACCGAAAAATTATTAAAAATATAACTCAGTGAACCGGAAAAAACGCCTTTAATTCTCGTAATATTTTCGCCTGAAAGATGAAGTAATTTAATCGTATCAATCAATGGCAAACCTGCACCAACATTGGTTTCGTAAAGGTATTTCTTATTGTTTCTAGAAAGTGTCGTTCTGAACGTTCGGTATTCATCAATCGGCAAAGTGTTGAAAATTTTATTGGACGAAACCAGGTCGAAGCCGTTTTCTGCGAGTTTGTGGTAGTTCCTCACAAAATCCTTTGAACCCGTGTTGTCCACAGCGATCAGATTTTCCAACTGATTTTCTTTCGAAAAGCGAATGAGTTCATCCACATCCGAATTTCTTTCTGTTACCGACACTTCGTTATTCCAATCATTTCCGATTCCTTCGCGGTTCAGAGCCATTTTTTTAGAATTGGCGATGGCTACAATTTTCAAGTCGAGTTTCTTTCTCCGCCTGATTTCTTCCGAACTTTCCAAAACCTGGTTGATCAAAGTTCCGCCTATATTTCCGTGACCGATGATGGCGAGATGTACGGTTTTTGGTTTCCCAAAAATTTCAGTTTCGATGATGTTTTTCGCTTTCTCGTCCTGACTGGAACTTACCACAATATTCACCCGGTTTTCTGATGCGACCTGGTTCAGAATCAGTGGAAAGATATTGTTTCGTCCCAGCTCCTGCGCAATTTTCGTGTAGTCATTGGTTACAAATCCGATGACCGAAACATTGTTGATGCTGTAAATCATCTTTACTTTCCCCGATTTTCTTTCTTCGGAAAACTCTTCAATAAGGCAGTTTACGGCTTTTTCAGCATCTTTTTCATTGACCAAAACCGAGATCCCGTTTTCAATCGCCTGTTGCGAAATCACACCGACACTGATTCTTGCATAAGTTAGCGCCTTGAAAATCCGTCCGTCAATTCCCACTTCTCCGAGAAAATTCTTTCCTTCGAACCGAATGATCGATCTGTTCTTAATCAGTTTTATTTCATTTCTTCCTTTCATATATAGATTCTATTTAGCAATTGCTGCAATTTCGCAGAATAGTGGTTTTAAGATTGTATTCAGTTGGTCATATTCCATCAAAAAAGCGTCGTGACCGTGGATGGACTTGATTTCCCGATAATGAATATTGTTGGTTTCTTTCAGCAAATCATTAGTTTTTTGAATTTCAAAAGCGGGAAAAAACAGGTCGGAATTAACTGCTACCAAGTGTATTTCTGCAGAAATCTTCTTTAATTTTGATTCATCTGCATTGATCGTCATCAGCAGGTGATTCATGAGGCGATATGCCTTTAAACTAAATCTTTCGTTTAAAGATTTTGCGTGATAATTGAGCCAGTCGTGAGATTTTAGAATTTCGGGATTTTGAAGTTTTTCCCCTTTAAATCTTAAATTCAATGATTGCGGAGTACGATAACATAACATCGCATGAATCCGAGCTTTCTCCAATGGTTGAGTTTCAGATTCCAGCAGAAACTTCTGGACTAAACACTGTGAATGAAGCCAATCCGAAGTTTTGTAATCGCAGGCAACCGGAATGAATTTTTTTGCAAGATGATTTTCAAGAGCCAGCATTTCCCAACCGATTGCTCCGCCAACAGAACCGCCGATGATGGCAAAAAGTTTAGAAATTTGAAGAGATTTTAATCCCAAAAGAAAAATTTTAGCAATATCAACAGTTCTAAAATCCGCATAATGATCAATGGAGAAACCGTCGTATCCATTTCCAGGAACGTTAAAACAAATCACGGTGTAATGATTGGTATCAATCGTTTTGCCTTCACCTACCAAAGTTTTCCACCAACCACTTTCTCCAGCAGCGGTGGAGTTTCCAGTCAATGCGTGATTCACCAACACGACAGGTGCGGTGTGCAGAGGTTTTCCGAATAATTCGTAACTCAAAGAAATATCGAGAGTATTTCCCGATACGGTTCTAAAATTCTGTAAAGTGATATGTTGCAGCGAATTTTTCAATTTCTAAAAACTTGGTTAAAAATTGAAAATGCTACCTAAGAAAG from Chryseobacterium suipulveris includes:
- a CDS encoding ACT domain-containing protein is translated as MKGRNEIKLIKNRSIIRFEGKNFLGEVGIDGRIFKALTYARISVGVISQQAIENGISVLVNEKDAEKAVNCLIEEFSEERKSGKVKMIYSINNVSVIGFVTNDYTKIAQELGRNNIFPLILNQVASENRVNIVVSSSQDEKAKNIIETEIFGKPKTVHLAIIGHGNIGGTLINQVLESSEEIRRRKKLDLKIVAIANSKKMALNREGIGNDWNNEVSVTERNSDVDELIRFSKENQLENLIAVDNTGSKDFVRNYHKLAENGFDLVSSNKIFNTLPIDEYRTFRTTLSRNNKKYLYETNVGAGLPLIDTIKLLHLSGENITRIKGVFSGSLSYIFNNFSVRDDKFSTIIGEAMEKGFIEPDPREDLSGNDVARKLLILARELDLINEFSDINIQNLIPENLLDISKEEFISRIPELDEEYQKIKDNQEPDHVLRYVGDLHGDLHQEKGELDVKLISVPASSALGQLKGSDSIFEIYTESYGENPIVIMGAGAGAKVTARGVFGDILRISENK
- a CDS encoding alpha/beta fold hydrolase produces the protein MKNSLQHITLQNFRTVSGNTLDISLSYELFGKPLHTAPVVLVNHALTGNSTAAGESGWWKTLVGEGKTIDTNHYTVICFNVPGNGYDGFSIDHYADFRTVDIAKIFLLGLKSLQISKLFAIIGGSVGGAIGWEMLALENHLAKKFIPVACDYKTSDWLHSQCLVQKFLLESETQPLEKARIHAMLCYRTPQSLNLRFKGEKLQNPEILKSHDWLNYHAKSLNERFSLKAYRLMNHLLMTINADESKLKKISAEIHLVAVNSDLFFPAFEIQKTNDLLKETNNIHYREIKSIHGHDAFLMEYDQLNTILKPLFCEIAAIAK